aaaatattattttaagtaatgtatcaaaaaatattaaaaactacttaaaaactattaaaagaaACTTATTTATGAAGTcgttaattaacaaattttttaactagtaaAGAAAGTTAAGAAAGTTAGAAATTCACTGCAATGCATTTTCAAACATAACCTTAATTTTATAGATTGTTTTTCATATCataatatttatactttttaacattttaatgtatatttttggTTAAACAGGCCAACTCGTTATCTCGTGGCCGAGAATGAGTCCAATGTAAGCTACTGTTTCACGAAATAGTTTAGAGAATTACTTTTTGCACTACCTgtatttctctttttaaaacACCCCattcatttctctctttttaaaagtaaaaaagaaaatcctaatgagtgcttgttcttctcttttctctttttatgcTTATCTTTCCTTAATTGCCCCCTTTCTTctactttccttttctttgttcCAAGCCTTAGGGTCGGCAGCCGCCGCGCCATGGCTCATCGGGTCTCTGCGTCGAGGGCTAATCGCTCCACCTCGAATGTTGCTGCATCGAAATGGAAGTGATAAACGAAATGCATCCATTTTACCAGAAAGAACGCTGGATTTGGTTTCAAAATATTTGACTTTTAATTGTATGGCTATATACTTGTTTAGAGACGAAAGAAGAAGTACGGTGAAGAAGtagaggagaaaaagaaaaggggaagagagaaagagaaaaaaaaaggataaaattggaaaaataacataaaaatataaaaaaagcaaaaaaaaaaaaacaaaaaatgatagtCATTGATTTTAAATCAAAGCCACGGATCCTAGCTTTGGACAAAGCCGCGCGTAAAGAGAATAGAATCGAGAATCTTGTTCTTGTGATAAGATCAATGCATTGATTGCGTACATTCCACACACCAAACCACAGCAACCCATATAAACATCCAGACCTCTCTATGAACCATATTGCCCTGGCAGAAAGATTGCTGATACGAAGTAAAAGCGAAACCATCGATCCAAGTACTTCCCAGAATGTATTTATTGCCACAATTAAGCTGATTCAATTTGTAATTGCTTTTTTGGCCTCATTGTTCAGGTATTCATCCCTTTCATTAAGCCAGAGATCAGCAAAATCACAGTTCTTCCAAGCTTCAAACCATGGGCCCCCACGAGTATAATGGATGGCCCTAGGTAAAGTACTCGGGTCACTCTCGACAACCCTGTTATGCCCCTCAAGGAAGTTCCAAACAAATGGAATGGAGCCAATTTCATCGTCTTGGAGCCACTGAAACCTGTGAAGGAAAGCACCCGTTTGTGAGTTCACAAGGTCAGGAGTTAGAACACGGTTCTTGGGATGCCCACAATTATACAGCACCATAGAAGACCAATTCTTTCTGGGATACACGGTTTGCACTGCCCCATCCATTTTTGTGGTCTCTTTTGGAGCATAATCATGCTGAACACACATGATAGCATACTTTTCATCAACAATAAGGTCTCTCAGCTCCTTAATATCTGCTAAGTAGAGGAAGTCACAATCCACAAACATTGCCCAACCCTCGTAGTTGGCCAAATAGGGAGTCAAGAATCTCGAGAAGGAGAATTCGGTGCTCTCATATTGGCCCTTTTCGCGCCAATACAAGCCACTTTTTCTCAGATCTGATTGCTTGATTGGTATGATCTCAACGGGGATCGAAGACTTCTTCAAGATGGAGTAGCGGCATACCTCAAAGGCAACGTCTTCACGTGAATCATACCCCACGAAGATCTTGAAGGGCTTCACGGCATTCCCGTTACTCAAACTCATCTCAGCAGCACAGTTGAATTGAAATGTTCCTCCCTGTTCAAACCCcaacaataataaaagaagATAAAGTCAAATTCTTAATCTAGAATGAGATCAAAATGACAATTTCCCGGGAAAATTGTACAAAACGGAGGCTAAATCTAGTGCCTAGCTTATTTCCAATTGTGGAAAGGAGAGAGAGAAACTCCATATCATACAATATAACCAGACAAAAAATGagcataaaaagaaataaaataacaaagaatAATGAAAAGTCAAATAGAGTAATCCCAATTTAGAAGACAGATAAACGGGAGCAGAAGCTACTTATTTTGGATGATAAGTTATAATGTGGGTGCTTCTTATATtgtcaaaagaaggaaaaaagaaaaggaagttgTGGGTGATTCAGTTTGgtcaaataatttcatttagttTTAGCCACGAGAGAGTATTTAGCTATCTCGTGATGCATGGTCATGGACAAGACATTTCAAGGTAGGAAAGAGAAAAACGTGTCAAATGAAGCACTTTGAGTATCTAGGAGGGGCCCACGTAAATCCGCTAGCAATCCGCCAGTCCAATGGTCTTCTACTACCATTTCCATATTAGCCGAAATATCTTGATAAGATGATTTGTGTCAAGAAGAATATGTCTTATGTGTTTCCAAACTAAAATTAAAGTAGGATAAACTGAGTTTCAAGTTGTTCCAATATACACAAGACCTATTTAACCTGATGCAATTCTACTTTTAACCGCTCAACATCTGAACTATGGG
Above is a window of Glycine soja cultivar W05 chromosome 12, ASM419377v2, whole genome shotgun sequence DNA encoding:
- the LOC114378398 gene encoding protein CDI-like translates to MSLSNGNAVKPFKIFVGYDSREDVAFEVCRYSILKKSSIPVEIIPIKQSDLRKSGLYWREKGQYESTEFSFSRFLTPYLANYEGWAMFVDCDFLYLADIKELRDLIVDEKYAIMCVQHDYAPKETTKMDGAVQTVYPRKNWSSMVLYNCGHPKNRVLTPDLVNSQTGAFLHRFQWLQDDEIGSIPFVWNFLEGHNRVVESDPSTLPRAIHYTRGGPWFEAWKNCDFADLWLNERDEYLNNEAKKAITN